The Streptomyces sp. A2-16 sequence TGGGCGATGGCGAACGCGGTGATCACCGTGGCCTCCACACTCCTGTGCACCGAGCTCCACGCCCTGTTCACCTTCGGCACCGGCCGCCGCCCCGGCTGGCGCCGGCACCTGCAGTCCTCCGGCTCGGCGGCCGCCGCGTACGCCGTCACCTGCGCCGCGATGTTCCTCCTCCACACCCTCCAGTCGGCGCCCGGGATGCTCACGGAACAGGCGGTCTACCTCACCGCGTCCGCCCTGGCCGGCATCGGCCGCTTCCTGGTCCTGCGCCTGTACGTCTTCGCGGGCACCCGCAAGAACCGGCACCCGGCGGGACACGTGGTCGCCGTACCCCGGCCGGCACTGCACCTGGGCGCGGTGAGCACGGCCTGCTGACGGGGTGAAGACGAGACACGGCGCCTCGAACACCCCCAGCTCCTGAGCAAGTTCACGGGCCCCGGAACATCCCTTCCGGCCGCCGATGCACCAGCACCCGCCCGCCCGTCCGGATCACGGCAGATGGTCGTCGAGACCCGACCCAGCCACCCCTCCCAGGTGGCCCTCCGCCCGGTCCTCCTCGTCCACCCGCTCGACCAGTTCGCGCGCGCCGGTCGGGACCGCAGAGGGGTACGACAACACGGCGACGGGTGCTGGCAGCCCCCCGTGGGTACAGCTGGCCCCACCCCGGATCGGGCGGCCGGCTCCATGTCGCGGTCCCGGGATCGGCGGCATCGTAGAAGCCATCGGAGCCGGACCACCGGGCGCGGCTCCCGAGTTCACCGCCTCCTCCGGAAGGAACTCCGATGAGCCAGCTGCTGTCCTCCCCGCCGGTCACGACGTCCCCCGAGAGCGAACTGGCCCCGCTCCTCACCGCCTGGGACCTGGCCCACCCCGCCACGGCCGACCCCGACTGGCGCCACCTCCTCGACGAACTCGCCCACCCCCGCACCACCCAGGCCTTCCACAGCCTGGCCACGAGCACCACATGAGCGAACGCCACGCCACCACCCGCACGACCAGAGGCCCAGAGACCAGACTCCGGGGCCTCTCGCACCTCCGAACAACACCACGCCAAAGCCCCCTCCGGGATGATCCCGAGGGGGCTTTGATCTGCTGTGCACTCGGCAGGATTCGAACCTGCAACCTTCTGATCCGTAGTCAGATGCTCTATCCGTTAAGCTACGAGTGCTTGTTCTGTTTTCTCGCCGTTCCTTGCCCTTCCGGGCCGCTCGCGGCGACAGGAAGAACATTACATGACTGCCGGTCGCATGTGAAATCCGTTTGCCGTACCCCTTGTGAGCTGCGGAAACGCCTCTCAGGGCGACTGCTTGAACGACGAAGCCCCGGTCCACTGGACCGGGGCTTCGGTGATCTTGCGCGGAGGCGGAGGGATTTGAACCCTCGATGGGATTTAAGTCCCAAACCGCATTAGCAGTGCGGCGCCATAGACCGGACTAGGCGACGCCTCCAGCACAGCCGCCCGCGCGAGCGCGAGTGGTGCGTGCAGATGATGACACAGTCGAAGGTCGTGCCACCAATCGGTTCCCACGGTACTAGGCAGGCGGGGCGCAGAGCAAAGTGCTTCCGCGCAACGTACGGCGCCGTCCGCCGTTAGTCAGGGCATGTCATACGTCACCCGGCTCGGCCGGCTCGCACGGTTGAGCCCCCTCCCCCTCTTCCTCGCCGCCCTGGCCCCCGTCCCCGCGTCGGCGTACACCGGGACCGGCGACCACCTCACGGTCACCGTCCGGGACGCGGGCGGCGGGGCCGACGGGACCTTCGAGGTCGACTGTCACCCCGCGCGCGGTACCCACCCCGACCCCGGGGGCGCGTGCGCCGGCCTGGACCGGATCACCCGGTGGGGGCGCGACACCTTCGCTCCCGTCCCCGAGGGCAGCCTCTGCACGATGCTCTACGGCGGTCCCGCCACCGCCCATGTCACGGGAACCTGGGCCGGGCGACCGGTGGACGCGCGGTTCGACCGGAGCAACGGGTGCGAGACCGCGCGCTGGGACCGGTTCGTGCCGCTCCTGCCAGGCATGGACGTCTAGCTCCGCACAGGCACGGACGTCCAGCGCCGAAGAAGCGGTCACACGTTCTACTTCACTTCGTCGTGCGACCTCCCTCTCATCCGGCACCCCCGCACAACGGCTGCGCTTAGACTCCCTCGCGTGACACGTCGCGGGCCCCTTGGCAAGATGGCCCGAACGGTCGGCAAGGTGCGGTAACAGGGAGGAAGCGTCTCGTGAGCAGCAGGCCATCCCGAGGCGCTGCTCGCCTCGCAGCCATACTCGACGCGCTTCCTGACGCGTTGGTGCTGGTCAACGCCAACGGGACCGTCGTCAACGCCAACACCATCGCGCTGGAGGCGTTCGAGGCCCCGGGGACGGCTCTGGTGGGGCGGGGGCTGCTCGATCTGCTGCCGCACTTCGACTCGCGGCTCATCCCCGGCTCGATGCGGCGGCCCGACCACATGGACCCGCGCGGGCGGACCAAGCCGACCCGGATGGTGGCGCGCAGGACCGACGGCAGCGAGTTCCCCGTCGAGGTCACCAGCGCCAACCTGGAGAACGGTCAGCAGGCCTACGACGGTTACGGCTACAGCGGCGACGAGCTGCTCATGCTCGTCGTACGCGATCTGACCGGGACCGTGGACACCGAGGCCGAGCTGGCCCGTTCGCAGCGGCAGACCGAGATGATCCTGCGGGCCGCGGCCGAGGGGGTCGTGGGCACCGACACCGACGGGCGGATCGTGCTCGTCAATCCGGCCGCCGCCCAGATACTGGGTTACCGGGCCAGTGACCTCGGTGGCCGCGAGCTCCACGACCTCATGCTGCACTCACGCGCCGACGGCACCCCCTTCCCGTACGAGGAGTCCCCGCTCGCCGACACCCTGCGCTCCGGGCGCAAGCACCGGGTGCGC is a genomic window containing:
- a CDS encoding SSI family serine proteinase inhibitor; this encodes MSYVTRLGRLARLSPLPLFLAALAPVPASAYTGTGDHLTVTVRDAGGGADGTFEVDCHPARGTHPDPGGACAGLDRITRWGRDTFAPVPEGSLCTMLYGGPATAHVTGTWAGRPVDARFDRSNGCETARWDRFVPLLPGMDV
- a CDS encoding GtrA family protein, which codes for MEPQTTAPVTPGPLSSFIRFVVCGGGIGVLSSFAVPLVAMTMPWAMANAVITVASTLLCTELHALFTFGTGRRPGWRRHLQSSGSAAAAYAVTCAAMFLLHTLQSAPGMLTEQAVYLTASALAGIGRFLVLRLYVFAGTRKNRHPAGHVVAVPRPALHLGAVSTAC